The Lepus europaeus isolate LE1 chromosome 21, mLepTim1.pri, whole genome shotgun sequence genome has a window encoding:
- the LOC133750581 gene encoding zinc finger protein 260-like isoform X1: MPGIWNMVMIAFEDLAVYFTWEEWQKMNNTQKTLYRDVMLETYSSLFSLGHCTTKPDLIFKLEQGEEPWMVDECLNQSLSVVMKRDDLIRINQKSQDKNLNQDFMKNNKTSAHKRVELRKTLSLNSSHVPTLIIKKGTYSRLNPEECNKCHTVYPPSGPDQLQAEEKFDNTKIPGKSLQFCEPLGQHDNIHIMKQPFGPTGQAKVFTRKMFCKSERVHMAENCNKSTVTFGKATQIEKAIYENSSLNMHQQTHTRKKFYKYIRYVEPVIHQSHLAINQRLNTREKLYTWNSCGKSVSINSPYECNDCGKAFGQKSVLRKHQQIHTGEKAHECSDCGKAFTEKSYLINHQQIHTGEKPHKCLHCGRGFQWKSHLILHQRIHTVEKPYECNDCGKAFGQKSHLVLHQRNHTGEKTHECNYCGKGFGHKSALLIHQQIHTGEKLHKCNDCGKAFRQKSHLVLHQRIHTGEKPHKCNDCGKTFGRKSGLIVHQRIHTGEKPHECNDCGKTFGQKSGLIVHQRIHTGEKPHECNDCGKAFGRKSHLIVHQQIHTGEKPHKCNDCGKAFGGKSYLIKHQRIHTGQKPYECNDCGKAFGRKPYLILHQQIHTGEKPHKCNDCGKAFGRKSYLVLHQRIHTGEKPHECNYCGKGFGHKSALLIHQRIHTGEKPHECNDCGKTFGQKSGLIVHQRIHTGEKPHECNDCGKAFTQKSHLMVHQRIHTVKKPHECNDCGKAFGRMSDLIIHQRIHTGQKPHECNDCGKAFG, encoded by the exons gtgatgatagcatttgaagacctggctgtgtactttacgtgggaggaatggcagaaaatGAACAACACTCAGAAAACCCTGtacagagatgtgatgctggagacctacagcagcctcttctccttgg ggcactgcactaccaaacctgacttgatcttcaagttggagcaaggagaagAGCCATGGATGGTGGATGAATGCTTGAATCAGAGCCTTtcag tggtcATGAAAAGGGATGACCTGATTAGGATCAACCAGAAAAGTCAggacaaaaatctgaatcaggattttatgaaaaataacaagacatcagctcacaagagagttgaattaagaaaaacccTTAGTTTAAATTCAAGCCATGTTCCAACACTGATTATTAAAAAGGGAACCTACTCACGATTGAATCCTGAGGAATGCAATAAATGTCACACTGTGTATCCCCCCAGTGGGCCTGATCAACTACAGGCCGAAGAGAAATTTGATAATACTAAGATACCTGGAAAGTCTCTCCAGTTCTGTGAACCTCTTGGTCAGCATGACAATATTCACAtcatgaagcagccatttggacccactggacaagcaaaagtcttcacaagaaagatgttctgtaaatctgagagggttcacatggcagaaaactgtaataaatcaactgtcacttttggaaaagcaactcaaatagaaaaagctatCTATGAAAATTCTAGCCTCAATATGCATCAACAaactcacacaagaaagaaattttataagtacattagGTATGTTGAACCTGTCATTCACCAGTCACATCTTGCAATAAATCAGAGACTAAATACTAGGGAAAAACTTTACACATGGAACTCTTGTGGAAAATCAGTCAGTATTAattcaccttatgaatgtaatgactgtggaaaagcctttggacaaaagtcagtcctcaggaaacatcagcaaattcacacaggggagaaagctCATGAATgtagtgactgtggaaaagcctttacagaaaagtcataCCTTATAAaccatcagcaaattcacacaggggagaaacctcataaatgccTTCATTGTGGAAGAGGCTTTCAGTGGAAGTCACACCTCAtattacaccagagaattcacacagtggagaaaccctatgaatgtaatgactgtggaaaagcatttggacaaaagtcacaccTCGTACTGCACCAGAGAAatcacacaggggagaaaactCATGAATGTAATTACTGTGGAAAAGGCTTTGGACACAAGTCAGCCCTCCTCAtacatcagcaaattcacacaggggagaaacttcataaatgtaatgactgtggaaaagcctttcgaCAAAAGTCACACCTCGTActgcaccagagaattcacacaggggagaaacctcataaatgtaatgactgtggaaaaacctttggacgaaagtcaggCCTCAttgtacaccagagaattcacacaggggagaaacctcatgaatgtaatgactgtggaaaaacctttggacaaaagtcaggcctcatcgtacaccagcgaattcacacaggggagaaacctcatgaatgtaatgactgtggaaaagcctttggacgaaaatcacacctcatcgtacaccagcaaattcacacaggggagaaacctcataaatgtaatgactgtggaaaagcctttggaggAAAGTCATACCTCATcaaacaccagagaattcacacagggcagaaaccttatgaatgtaatgactgtggaaaagcctttggaagaaaGCCATACCTCATAttacaccagcaaattcacacaggggagaaacctcataaatgtaatgactgtggaaaagcatttggacgaAAGTCATACCTCGTActgcaccagagaattcacacaggggagaaacctcatgaatgtaattaCTGTGGAAAAGGCTTTGGACACAAGTCAGCACTCctcatacatcagcgaattcacacaggggagaaacctcatgaatgtaatgactgtggaaaaacctttggacaaaagtcaggcctcatcgtacaccagcgaattcacacaggagagaaacctcatgaatgtaatgactgtggaaaagcctttacacaaaagtcacacctcatggtgcaccagagaattcacacagtgaagaaacctcatgaatgtaatgactgtggaaaagcctttggacgaatgtcagacctcatcatacatcagcgaattcacacagggcagaaacctcatgaatgtaatgactgtggaaaagcctttggatga
- the LOC133750581 gene encoding zinc finger protein 260-like isoform X2: MIAFEDLAVYFTWEEWQKMNNTQKTLYRDVMLETYSSLFSLGHCTTKPDLIFKLEQGEEPWMVDECLNQSLSVVMKRDDLIRINQKSQDKNLNQDFMKNNKTSAHKRVELRKTLSLNSSHVPTLIIKKGTYSRLNPEECNKCHTVYPPSGPDQLQAEEKFDNTKIPGKSLQFCEPLGQHDNIHIMKQPFGPTGQAKVFTRKMFCKSERVHMAENCNKSTVTFGKATQIEKAIYENSSLNMHQQTHTRKKFYKYIRYVEPVIHQSHLAINQRLNTREKLYTWNSCGKSVSINSPYECNDCGKAFGQKSVLRKHQQIHTGEKAHECSDCGKAFTEKSYLINHQQIHTGEKPHKCLHCGRGFQWKSHLILHQRIHTVEKPYECNDCGKAFGQKSHLVLHQRNHTGEKTHECNYCGKGFGHKSALLIHQQIHTGEKLHKCNDCGKAFRQKSHLVLHQRIHTGEKPHKCNDCGKTFGRKSGLIVHQRIHTGEKPHECNDCGKTFGQKSGLIVHQRIHTGEKPHECNDCGKAFGRKSHLIVHQQIHTGEKPHKCNDCGKAFGGKSYLIKHQRIHTGQKPYECNDCGKAFGRKPYLILHQQIHTGEKPHKCNDCGKAFGRKSYLVLHQRIHTGEKPHECNYCGKGFGHKSALLIHQRIHTGEKPHECNDCGKTFGQKSGLIVHQRIHTGEKPHECNDCGKAFTQKSHLMVHQRIHTVKKPHECNDCGKAFGRMSDLIIHQRIHTGQKPHECNDCGKAFG; this comes from the exons atgatagcatttgaagacctggctgtgtactttacgtgggaggaatggcagaaaatGAACAACACTCAGAAAACCCTGtacagagatgtgatgctggagacctacagcagcctcttctccttgg ggcactgcactaccaaacctgacttgatcttcaagttggagcaaggagaagAGCCATGGATGGTGGATGAATGCTTGAATCAGAGCCTTtcag tggtcATGAAAAGGGATGACCTGATTAGGATCAACCAGAAAAGTCAggacaaaaatctgaatcaggattttatgaaaaataacaagacatcagctcacaagagagttgaattaagaaaaacccTTAGTTTAAATTCAAGCCATGTTCCAACACTGATTATTAAAAAGGGAACCTACTCACGATTGAATCCTGAGGAATGCAATAAATGTCACACTGTGTATCCCCCCAGTGGGCCTGATCAACTACAGGCCGAAGAGAAATTTGATAATACTAAGATACCTGGAAAGTCTCTCCAGTTCTGTGAACCTCTTGGTCAGCATGACAATATTCACAtcatgaagcagccatttggacccactggacaagcaaaagtcttcacaagaaagatgttctgtaaatctgagagggttcacatggcagaaaactgtaataaatcaactgtcacttttggaaaagcaactcaaatagaaaaagctatCTATGAAAATTCTAGCCTCAATATGCATCAACAaactcacacaagaaagaaattttataagtacattagGTATGTTGAACCTGTCATTCACCAGTCACATCTTGCAATAAATCAGAGACTAAATACTAGGGAAAAACTTTACACATGGAACTCTTGTGGAAAATCAGTCAGTATTAattcaccttatgaatgtaatgactgtggaaaagcctttggacaaaagtcagtcctcaggaaacatcagcaaattcacacaggggagaaagctCATGAATgtagtgactgtggaaaagcctttacagaaaagtcataCCTTATAAaccatcagcaaattcacacaggggagaaacctcataaatgccTTCATTGTGGAAGAGGCTTTCAGTGGAAGTCACACCTCAtattacaccagagaattcacacagtggagaaaccctatgaatgtaatgactgtggaaaagcatttggacaaaagtcacaccTCGTACTGCACCAGAGAAatcacacaggggagaaaactCATGAATGTAATTACTGTGGAAAAGGCTTTGGACACAAGTCAGCCCTCCTCAtacatcagcaaattcacacaggggagaaacttcataaatgtaatgactgtggaaaagcctttcgaCAAAAGTCACACCTCGTActgcaccagagaattcacacaggggagaaacctcataaatgtaatgactgtggaaaaacctttggacgaaagtcaggCCTCAttgtacaccagagaattcacacaggggagaaacctcatgaatgtaatgactgtggaaaaacctttggacaaaagtcaggcctcatcgtacaccagcgaattcacacaggggagaaacctcatgaatgtaatgactgtggaaaagcctttggacgaaaatcacacctcatcgtacaccagcaaattcacacaggggagaaacctcataaatgtaatgactgtggaaaagcctttggaggAAAGTCATACCTCATcaaacaccagagaattcacacagggcagaaaccttatgaatgtaatgactgtggaaaagcctttggaagaaaGCCATACCTCATAttacaccagcaaattcacacaggggagaaacctcataaatgtaatgactgtggaaaagcatttggacgaAAGTCATACCTCGTActgcaccagagaattcacacaggggagaaacctcatgaatgtaattaCTGTGGAAAAGGCTTTGGACACAAGTCAGCACTCctcatacatcagcgaattcacacaggggagaaacctcatgaatgtaatgactgtggaaaaacctttggacaaaagtcaggcctcatcgtacaccagcgaattcacacaggagagaaacctcatgaatgtaatgactgtggaaaagcctttacacaaaagtcacacctcatggtgcaccagagaattcacacagtgaagaaacctcatgaatgtaatgactgtggaaaagcctttggacgaatgtcagacctcatcatacatcagcgaattcacacagggcagaaacctcatgaatgtaatgactgtggaaaagcctttggatga
- the LOC133750581 gene encoding zinc finger protein 260-like isoform X3, giving the protein MKRDDLIRINQKSQDKNLNQDFMKNNKTSAHKRVELRKTLSLNSSHVPTLIIKKGTYSRLNPEECNKCHTVYPPSGPDQLQAEEKFDNTKIPGKSLQFCEPLGQHDNIHIMKQPFGPTGQAKVFTRKMFCKSERVHMAENCNKSTVTFGKATQIEKAIYENSSLNMHQQTHTRKKFYKYIRYVEPVIHQSHLAINQRLNTREKLYTWNSCGKSVSINSPYECNDCGKAFGQKSVLRKHQQIHTGEKAHECSDCGKAFTEKSYLINHQQIHTGEKPHKCLHCGRGFQWKSHLILHQRIHTVEKPYECNDCGKAFGQKSHLVLHQRNHTGEKTHECNYCGKGFGHKSALLIHQQIHTGEKLHKCNDCGKAFRQKSHLVLHQRIHTGEKPHKCNDCGKTFGRKSGLIVHQRIHTGEKPHECNDCGKTFGQKSGLIVHQRIHTGEKPHECNDCGKAFGRKSHLIVHQQIHTGEKPHKCNDCGKAFGGKSYLIKHQRIHTGQKPYECNDCGKAFGRKPYLILHQQIHTGEKPHKCNDCGKAFGRKSYLVLHQRIHTGEKPHECNYCGKGFGHKSALLIHQRIHTGEKPHECNDCGKTFGQKSGLIVHQRIHTGEKPHECNDCGKAFTQKSHLMVHQRIHTVKKPHECNDCGKAFGRMSDLIIHQRIHTGQKPHECNDCGKAFG; this is encoded by the coding sequence ATGAAAAGGGATGACCTGATTAGGATCAACCAGAAAAGTCAggacaaaaatctgaatcaggattttatgaaaaataacaagacatcagctcacaagagagttgaattaagaaaaacccTTAGTTTAAATTCAAGCCATGTTCCAACACTGATTATTAAAAAGGGAACCTACTCACGATTGAATCCTGAGGAATGCAATAAATGTCACACTGTGTATCCCCCCAGTGGGCCTGATCAACTACAGGCCGAAGAGAAATTTGATAATACTAAGATACCTGGAAAGTCTCTCCAGTTCTGTGAACCTCTTGGTCAGCATGACAATATTCACAtcatgaagcagccatttggacccactggacaagcaaaagtcttcacaagaaagatgttctgtaaatctgagagggttcacatggcagaaaactgtaataaatcaactgtcacttttggaaaagcaactcaaatagaaaaagctatCTATGAAAATTCTAGCCTCAATATGCATCAACAaactcacacaagaaagaaattttataagtacattagGTATGTTGAACCTGTCATTCACCAGTCACATCTTGCAATAAATCAGAGACTAAATACTAGGGAAAAACTTTACACATGGAACTCTTGTGGAAAATCAGTCAGTATTAattcaccttatgaatgtaatgactgtggaaaagcctttggacaaaagtcagtcctcaggaaacatcagcaaattcacacaggggagaaagctCATGAATgtagtgactgtggaaaagcctttacagaaaagtcataCCTTATAAaccatcagcaaattcacacaggggagaaacctcataaatgccTTCATTGTGGAAGAGGCTTTCAGTGGAAGTCACACCTCAtattacaccagagaattcacacagtggagaaaccctatgaatgtaatgactgtggaaaagcatttggacaaaagtcacaccTCGTACTGCACCAGAGAAatcacacaggggagaaaactCATGAATGTAATTACTGTGGAAAAGGCTTTGGACACAAGTCAGCCCTCCTCAtacatcagcaaattcacacaggggagaaacttcataaatgtaatgactgtggaaaagcctttcgaCAAAAGTCACACCTCGTActgcaccagagaattcacacaggggagaaacctcataaatgtaatgactgtggaaaaacctttggacgaaagtcaggCCTCAttgtacaccagagaattcacacaggggagaaacctcatgaatgtaatgactgtggaaaaacctttggacaaaagtcaggcctcatcgtacaccagcgaattcacacaggggagaaacctcatgaatgtaatgactgtggaaaagcctttggacgaaaatcacacctcatcgtacaccagcaaattcacacaggggagaaacctcataaatgtaatgactgtggaaaagcctttggaggAAAGTCATACCTCATcaaacaccagagaattcacacagggcagaaaccttatgaatgtaatgactgtggaaaagcctttggaagaaaGCCATACCTCATAttacaccagcaaattcacacaggggagaaacctcataaatgtaatgactgtggaaaagcatttggacgaAAGTCATACCTCGTActgcaccagagaattcacacaggggagaaacctcatgaatgtaattaCTGTGGAAAAGGCTTTGGACACAAGTCAGCACTCctcatacatcagcgaattcacacaggggagaaacctcatgaatgtaatgactgtggaaaaacctttggacaaaagtcaggcctcatcgtacaccagcgaattcacacaggagagaaacctcatgaatgtaatgactgtggaaaagcctttacacaaaagtcacacctcatggtgcaccagagaattcacacagtgaagaaacctcatgaatgtaatgactgtggaaaagcctttggacgaatgtcagacctcatcatacatcagcgaattcacacagggcagaaacctcatgaatgtaatgactgtggaaaagcctttggatga